A region of Moorena producens PAL-8-15-08-1 DNA encodes the following proteins:
- the ribD gene encoding bifunctional diaminohydroxyphosphoribosylaminopyrimidine deaminase/5-amino-6-(5-phosphoribosylamino)uracil reductase RibD, giving the protein MDNSPETSFPETPLAQAMIQRCIQLARRAQGRTTPNPLVGCVIVRNGEIVGEGFHPAAGQPHAEVFALSEAGENAQGATVYVNLEPCNHYGRTPPCTEALIKAGVAKVVVGMVDPDPRVSGKGIERLRAAGIEVVVGVEEAACRQLNEGFIHRILYQRPLGILKYAMTLDGKIAATSGHSKWITGEKSRSWVHQMRSACDAVIVGGNTVRQDNPNLTSHNPNLPNPLRVIMSRTLDLPRDARVWQTDHVPTLVFTEVGTEGDLYQHLVNQGVEVVVLNPLTPSQVMAYLYDRQLSSVLWECGGILAANAIADGAVQKIVAFIAPKIIGGQGGPSPVGDLGLTLMTDALTLERVSWRQIGSDYVVEGYIPSKRE; this is encoded by the coding sequence ATGGACAACTCTCCTGAGACATCTTTTCCTGAAACTCCCTTAGCGCAAGCCATGATACAGCGGTGTATCCAACTAGCACGGCGAGCCCAGGGACGTACTACACCCAACCCTTTAGTGGGTTGTGTAATTGTCCGCAATGGGGAAATTGTTGGGGAAGGGTTTCATCCCGCTGCTGGTCAACCCCACGCGGAAGTGTTTGCCCTCTCAGAGGCTGGGGAAAATGCCCAGGGCGCAACGGTTTACGTGAATCTGGAACCCTGCAATCACTATGGTAGAACCCCTCCATGTACAGAAGCGTTAATTAAGGCTGGAGTGGCTAAAGTAGTGGTGGGGATGGTGGACCCTGATCCACGGGTATCTGGAAAAGGTATTGAACGGTTAAGGGCGGCTGGAATTGAAGTGGTGGTAGGTGTGGAAGAGGCTGCTTGCCGTCAGCTCAATGAAGGCTTTATTCATCGCATTCTTTACCAGCGTCCATTGGGAATTCTCAAGTATGCCATGACTTTAGATGGCAAAATTGCTGCTACCAGTGGTCACAGCAAATGGATTACAGGGGAAAAGTCCCGCAGTTGGGTGCATCAAATGCGTTCAGCTTGCGATGCAGTGATTGTGGGCGGTAATACGGTGCGTCAGGATAACCCCAATTTGACTAGTCACAATCCAAACCTACCGAATCCCCTACGGGTGATCATGAGTCGCACCCTCGACTTACCCAGAGATGCTCGTGTTTGGCAAACGGATCATGTCCCTACGTTGGTGTTTACAGAGGTCGGAACTGAGGGAGATTTATATCAACATCTGGTCAACCAGGGTGTAGAGGTGGTGGTATTGAATCCCCTGACGCCTTCTCAAGTCATGGCATATTTATATGACAGGCAGCTTTCCAGTGTGTTATGGGAATGTGGTGGTATCTTAGCTGCAAATGCGATCGCAGATGGTGCAGTCCAAAAAATCGTAGCCTTTATTGCTCCAAAAATCATCGGTGGTCAAGGTGGTCCCTCACCAGTAGGAGATTTAGGCTTGACACTCATGACTGATGCTCTAACCTTAGAACGAGTCAGTTGGCGTCAGATAGGATCTGATTATGTAGTGGAAGGTTATATACCTTCTAAGAGGGAGTAG
- a CDS encoding amino acid ABC transporter ATP-binding protein, whose translation MTNQQPITASQDPVNSGDTESMIIAQDVHKWYASNQFHVLRGVSLEVKKKEVVVVMGPSGSGKSTFIRTFNALEDYQKGKIIIDNIELSHDLRNIDTIRKEVGMVFQQFNLFPHLTVLQNVTLAPIWVRRWKKAKAEEIAMQLLEKVGILEQAKKYPGQLSGGQQQRVAIARALAMQPKIMLFDEPTSALDPEMVREVLDTMRSLADSGMTMVCVTHEVGFAREVADRVVLMADGKLVEESTPQEFFNNPQHERTKQFLSQIL comes from the coding sequence ATGACCAATCAACAACCGATCACTGCTTCTCAAGACCCAGTTAATTCCGGAGATACTGAATCCATGATCATCGCTCAAGATGTTCATAAGTGGTATGCCAGCAACCAATTTCATGTTCTGCGTGGTGTCAGTCTAGAAGTCAAGAAAAAAGAAGTAGTGGTGGTCATGGGGCCTAGCGGGTCTGGTAAATCCACCTTTATTAGGACATTTAATGCTCTAGAAGACTATCAAAAAGGAAAAATTATTATTGATAACATTGAACTATCCCATGATTTGCGAAACATTGATACTATTCGCAAAGAAGTGGGGATGGTTTTCCAACAATTTAACTTATTTCCTCACCTGACTGTGCTGCAAAATGTCACCCTTGCTCCGATTTGGGTGCGCCGCTGGAAAAAAGCAAAAGCTGAAGAAATTGCCATGCAGCTGTTAGAGAAAGTCGGTATTCTCGAACAAGCCAAGAAGTATCCCGGTCAACTGTCAGGGGGACAACAGCAACGGGTAGCTATTGCCCGTGCTTTGGCAATGCAGCCTAAAATAATGTTATTTGATGAGCCTACCTCAGCTCTCGACCCAGAGATGGTGCGAGAGGTACTCGATACTATGCGATCGCTTGCTGATTCTGGGATGACTATGGTTTGCGTTACCCACGAGGTAGGTTTTGCTAGAGAAGTTGCAGACCGAGTGGTATTAATGGCTGATGGCAAGTTGGTGGAAGAAAGTACACCCCAGGAATTTTTCAACAATCCTCAACATGAACGTACTAAGCAGTTTTTATCCCAAATTTTATAA
- a CDS encoding amino acid ABC transporter permease, translating into MTTVNSQPPELAPPPELQVNPVTWIKKNLFSTWYNSLLTVSVFWFLFVTVKGLITWATTEAQWDVITDNFRLFFVGTYPATENWRPWLILGIIVFLSGITWGVLARNIPTLFSRNVLIALVISGVILVLFPVAIPYRLLLLGIVVLLVASAWGGQQVAKTQPKLGNWLPLAWFIALLIFLWLLGGGLGLKQVSTNQWGGLLLNVLAAVVSILICFPLGVLLALGRQSTLPVVRGFSILYIELIRGLPLIAILFMGQVIIPLFLPPGMRPDRVLRAIIGLTLFSAAYLAENVRGGLQSIPTGQIEAAKALGLNTPLSVGLIVLPQALKAVIPAIVGQFISLFQDTTLLFVVGLVELLGIGDSIFAQAKFQTPYQEVYLFDGLLFWLFCYAMSTASRRLEKQLNVDH; encoded by the coding sequence AGTACTTGGTATAATAGCCTATTAACGGTTAGTGTTTTCTGGTTTCTATTCGTAACCGTTAAAGGCTTGATAACATGGGCAACCACTGAAGCCCAGTGGGATGTTATTACAGATAACTTTCGTCTGTTTTTTGTAGGAACCTATCCCGCCACCGAAAACTGGCGTCCATGGTTGATTCTGGGAATTATTGTCTTCCTATCCGGGATAACTTGGGGAGTTTTAGCAAGAAATATTCCCACTCTATTTAGTCGCAATGTGTTAATAGCTCTTGTAATCAGTGGTGTTATCTTAGTGCTATTTCCAGTAGCAATTCCCTATCGCTTATTGCTGTTAGGAATAGTAGTCTTACTGGTAGCTAGTGCTTGGGGAGGACAACAGGTTGCTAAGACTCAACCAAAACTGGGGAATTGGTTACCTTTAGCTTGGTTTATTGCTTTATTAATCTTCCTGTGGCTTCTGGGAGGAGGACTCGGATTAAAACAGGTATCCACTAATCAATGGGGTGGTTTGTTGCTGAATGTCTTAGCCGCAGTGGTCAGTATTTTAATCTGTTTCCCCCTAGGTGTATTACTAGCCCTAGGACGACAAAGTACCTTACCAGTTGTGCGGGGCTTCTCTATCCTTTACATTGAACTAATCCGAGGATTACCGCTGATTGCAATTTTGTTCATGGGACAAGTAATTATCCCACTATTTCTACCACCAGGAATGCGGCCAGACCGGGTGTTACGAGCAATAATCGGTCTGACTTTATTTAGTGCTGCTTACTTAGCCGAAAATGTGCGAGGAGGACTGCAATCTATACCTACGGGTCAAATCGAAGCTGCTAAAGCATTGGGTTTAAATACTCCCCTATCGGTAGGGCTGATTGTTTTACCTCAAGCACTCAAAGCTGTTATTCCTGCCATTGTCGGTCAGTTTATTAGTCTGTTTCAAGACACAACTCTCCTATTTGTTGTAGGTCTAGTGGAGTTGCTTGGTATCGGTGATTCTATCTTTGCCCAAGCCAAATTTCAAACCCCCTATCAAGAAGTTTACCTATTCGACGGACTCCTATTCTGGTTATTTTGTTACGCCATGTCCACAGCCAGCCGACGCCTCGAAAAACAATTAAATGTAGACCATTGA